The genomic interval CCTCGACATAACGGTCAAAACCATAAAGGTCTTTAATAAAAACCGCGAGAAGACATTGAGGGAGTATCACGATTTGAATGCCTCGTATTCGAGTACGAAAGCGGATTTCGACACTTTTTTGCAATCATTAAAAGAAGAGCGTGTGGCTTTTCAAAAAGACATTTTGGAACAACGAGTAATGGTCGTAGCCAAGATTACACCTGAAGAATGGTCCAATATCATTGAATACTCGAGTGAAAAGACAGAAAAACGTCTTGAAAAAGAGAATAAGAAAAAAGAGAAGGATGCTTTCTCAAAGATTAAGCAGAAAATAGATTCAGAGATTAGTGATGATGAGAAGCGAAACTCGGCACTTCAGGCCCTTGAACAGATTCAACTAAAATTCAATGAGCTCGGAGACACCTATGCATCTTTAAACGCTCTCGAAAACAATCTGGTTAAAGATCAAAACACCACTCTTGAAGAAGGTGAAAAGTTAGGTGCACAGCTTAATGAACTCCGCACAGAAATGCACTTTGCAGTTGTTTCTTTTCATTTTGCTATCAAGGATCTATCAGATGAGTCGACCTTCGAAAGAATCATGAAAACCGTAAATAAGGTCATCTTATAATTACCGGTGCGTATATGATATATTGTTCTAAAGAGTCTTTCTCGTCGCCATTTTCCTTGCTTACCATCCTATCATGGACTGTACTTGCTGGCTGTTCACCCCAAAACCCTACGGCGCATAAAACAACAAGTAAGCCGCCGAACATCATCCTGATTGTCGCTGATGATGCAGGGTTTTCTGACTTTTCATGTTACGGTGGGGAAATCTCCACCCCTAATATTGATCGCCTGGCTAGTGCCGGCATGCAGCTAACCGATTTTCATGTTACGCCGAATTGTGCTCCTACGCGTGCAGCATTGCTCACAGGGAAAGACAATCATTTAGCCGGGATGGGTACGATGAGTGAGCTCATTACCGAAAATCAAATCGGTCAACCCGGTTATGAAGGTTTTTTGCGTCAAGATTTGAAGACACTGCCCGAAGCCCTCAAAGAAAACGGATACCGCACATACATGGTAGGTAAATGGCATTTGGGAGCCAAGCAGACCTCAATGCTTCCGTTTAACCGAGGATTTGACCGCACCTTTTCTATGCTCGCAGGAGGAGCAAGTCATTGGAGCGACAACAAACCACTCATACCCGGGAAGTCCAGTCTGTATACACACAATGGGAAGATCATTGAAGAACTACCGATGGATTTCTATTCAACGGAGTCCTACACAGATAGCATTATTTCATTTATAGACGAAGATATTCAGAAAGACAGACCATTTTTTGCATACGTAGCATACACTGCCCCACACAATCCGCTACACGCACCTAAAGCTTATATCGAAAAGTATAGAGGGAAATATGACTCGGGGTGGTCGGTTCATGCCGAGAATCGGCTGAGTCAGATGAAGGATCTCGGAATAATCCATGGCGACCAAGTTGCTTACGAATTTCCCGATTGGATTAGCCCTTGGAACGAGCTCAGTGATGAGCAAAAGGCTTCTCGAGCAAGAGACATGGAGGTATATGCAGCGATGATTGACTACATGGATATGAGCATAGGACGATTATTGGAATATTTAAAATCAATAGAGGCATACGATAATTCCATAGTCATTTTCATGTCGGACAACGGAGCAAGCAAAACCACAATAAATGATTACGCAAGTTTAGGTAGAGAAATTGAAGAGCATTTGGCATCTTTTGATAATTCCTTGCCAAACAAAGGGCTGCCAAATTCCTATCCGGACATCGGTCCGGGTTGGGCTTGGTCATGCAACACGCCATTTCGACATACCAAAGGATATCCTACAGAAGGTGGAATGCGGGTACCGTTGGTCATCAAGCTACCTGCCGAGACCCGATTGAAGCCACAAAGAATCTCAAGCTTCGCGTATGTCACCGATATTATGCCCACATTACTTGATTTGGTTGGCGCCGAATCTATAGAAGATGTTGAACCAGACGATGGCATGAGCAACTTAGGACAATCATTACTCCCTGTTTTGACCGGGAATTCTGAGGCCGGTACGGAGCGCCAAATGGGATTCGAGCTTTACGGAATGCGAACCTTTAGATCTGGCATGTGGAAAATAAACATGTTGCCCACGCCATACGGAACTGGGGAATGGACCTTACACAATTTGCAGAGCGACCTTTCCGAACAAATTGATCTTTCCGAGAAAGAACCTGAAAAACTAAAAAGGATGATCAAGAAATACGAGGCCTATGCAGAAAAAGTAGGTGTGGTTGAGCCAGATCGTCCCGTTGGATATTCAAAACCTCCTAAAGAGGGTGCCTATTAGCTTTAATCAATGAAACCCGAGGTTTCCAACAAGCTAGCATTGACTTTTCAATCCCGGCAACAAACAATAAAAGGACAAGTCACCTTAGCTGAAGTCACCTTCAAACGGGCAGATTCTGGCCCTTAGCATGTTGCCCTGTACTGGTTTTTAATGGTGTGTTCCGTCCGACTTAAGAATTTTGCTCAAGCGTATGGGGACCGAGCAAGCACGATCAGACCCAGCCTAAATAGAAAAGCCCCCGCAAATGCGAGGGCTGTTCCTTCCTTTTTTCTTGTTGCCCGACTAGGACTCGAACCTAGACTGACGGTACCAAAAACCGCTGTCCTGCCATTAGACGATCGGGCAATCATCCTATAAGGGCTGCAAAGATAAAGCAATTTTTCATCCTCCAAAACAAAATTTGAGGGGCTGTGGAGGTGGACATCGGGCCGTAGGCCCAGATCTCTTGCTTTAGCTTTTGGGAAAACCTTAACGGCTGTACCCCAAGTGCTGTTCAAATATTGGTTAAATTCGCCACCGATAAGCTATTTAAGATGGGCAAACGCTACGATTTCATCAACAATGTTTCCGGCTGGGTGGTCTTCGCGATCGCGGCCGTGACATACCTCTCTACGATTGAACCCACAACCAGTTTTTGGGACTGTGGGGAGTACATTTCAACCGCATTTAAGCTACAGGTAGGGCACCCTCCCGGTGCGCCGATGTTCCAAATCCTGGGAGCCTTCTTTGCGCTCTTCAGCTTTGGCGACGTGACTCAGGTAGCCTTGATGATCAATGCGATGTCGGCCTTGTCGTCAGCCTTTACCATCCTATTCTTATTCTGGACCATCACAGCCTTTGGTCGTCGCATTGCCGAGCGCAGCGAAGAGGATATGGGAGAAGGAGGCATGTATGCTATCATCGGTGCTGGTGCCGTTGGGGCCTTGGCCTACACCTTCAGTGATTCTTTTTGGTTCAGCGCCGTCGAAGGTGAGGTATATGCGATGAGTAGCTTCTTTACCGCGATCATTGTTTGGATGATCTTTAAGTGGGACCGCGACTACGGCAATCCACACGCGAATCGATGGATCATTTTGATCTCCTTAATGATTGGAATGGCCGTTGGTGTTCACATGTTGGCATTGTTGGCCTTCCCTGCCGTGGGCATGGTCTACTACTTCAAAAAGTACACGGTAACGCCCCGCGGGTTTGTGATCGCAAACGTGGTTATGTTGCTGATTCTAGGCGTCATCTTTAAAGTGGTCTTCCCGGTTGTATTGAACTTCAGTTCTTGGATGGAAATCACCTTTGTCAACGGCATGGGGCTTCCTTTCTACTCCGGGACTATTCTGGCCTTTGTCATCATTATTGGAGCCATTGTTTTCGGCTTGCGATACACCAAAAAGCGCGGCTGGGACCTAGGGCATATGGCGGTTTTGAGTTTCGTTTACCTGTTGATCGGTTACTCAACCTTTTTCAGCCTGGTGATTCGCTCCAATGCAAACACACCTATTGACGAGAACAACCCGGAAGATGCTCCGAGCCTTCTGGCCTATCTGAACCGTCAGCAGTACGGGGATTGGCCGATTGCCTATGGATGGTACTACAACTCTCCATTGGACCGACGCACGCCTTTTAAAGACGGAACGCCCATCTACGAAAAGGATGAGGAGAAAGGGGAATACGTGGTAGTGAATGACATGAAGAATGCCATTCCAAACTACGACTCGGACTTCATGAGTATTTTCCCGCGGATGTGGGATCGAAATGACCCGAATCACGCCACCACTTATAAGGAATGGGGAGGAGTAACAACTCCAGACAGCGAAAAGCCTTCTTTTGGAGCCAACCTGCGCTTCTTCTTCCGCTATCAAGTCAACTACATGTATTTCCGATACTTCATGTGGAACTTCAGTGGTCGACAGAACGATGAACAGGGACGAGGCGGTATAACCGAAGGGCAGTGGATCTCTGGTATTAAGTTCATTGACGAACCACGCCTAGGACCTCAAACGAATTTGCCGCTTAAGCAGACCGGCAGCAAAGGCCGGAATGTGTACTTCATGCTGCCTTTCCTATTGGGATTGGTCGGATTGATTTGGCACTGGAACAAGAACAAGCAAGATGCGTGGATTGTCACCCTGCTCTTTGGACTTACGGGATTGGCGATTGTGGTCTATGTGAACCAGTACGCCTATCAACCGCGAGAACGGGACTACGCCTATGTGGGTAGTTTCTATGCCTTTGCCATCTGGATTGGATTGGGCGTCATGGCCATCTTTGACCAGCTGCGCAAGAAAGCACCGGGCAAGGTGGCGGCTATCGCCGTGACGGGAGTTTGCCTTTTGGCTGTTCCAGGAATCATGGCCAAAGAAAACTGGGATGATCACGATAGATCCGGACGTGTATACCGCTCAAGACAGATGGCGCATGAACTATCTGGACAGCTGTGCTCCGAACGCCATCCTGTTTACCAATGGGGACAACGACACCTTCCCTCTTTGGTATGTGCAAGAAGTCGAGGGCTACAGAACAGATGTCCGTATTGTCAACTTGAGCCTGTTGAACACCGATTGGTACATCGATCAGATGAAGCGCGCTGCCTACGATAGTGATGCAGTTCCCTTCAGTATGACACGGGACAAGTACGTAGCCAATCGTCGAGAGATTGTGTACTACGTAGACAAAGGTGTGACCAACCGCTGGACTGTGGATGACTTCATTCGCTGGATTGCGAGCGATGATCCACAGACGAAGGTGAGCAGTGGTCGTCAACAGTTTGATTTCTTCCCAACGCGCAAGATTCGCGTACCGGTGCAGAAGGAAAACGCCTTGGCCAACGGAATTGTCGAAGCGGAACGCGCAGATCAAATGGTCGACTACATCGATATTGACTTTGGTCAGCGCAACAGCTTGCTGCGTCGAGATGTGATGATCTTGGATCTATTGGCGACCAATGATTGGCAGCGTCCGATTTACTTCGCCATCACGGTAGGAAACCGTCCTCGCGACTTCATGTATTTGACCGACTACTTTGAGTTGAGCGGTATGGCCTATCACTTGGTTCCGATTCGCCAGGAGCGCGATCGCACCGGGCAAATTGGAGGAGTAAACTCCGATGTGATGTACGATGTGGTCATGAACAAGTTCCAGTGGGGGAACATGAATGACCCAGGCGTCTACATGGATGAGACCAACCGCCGTATGACCTTGAACTTCCGGAACAACTTCGCTCGATTGGCGAATAAATTGAATCAGGAAGGCAAGAATGATTCGGCTATTGCCGTCTTGGACAAGGCCATGGAGCAAATGCCAAACGAGGTGGTGCCGTACAACTACTTTAACTTGCCTATGGCCGAGGAGTACTTCTTGGCGGGGGCGAAAGACAAGGGAACGGAAATTCTGACCACCTACGGAGATATTATTATCGAGGAGTTGGAGTATTACGCTCAATTCCCGAGGACCAAGCAGGAATTGGTCGCTACGGAGATTCAGCGCGATTCTCAGTTCTTGCAGCAGGTCGTTCAATTGGCACGACGTTACGCGGATCAGGATGTATCTGATGAGCTCAACACAAAGTTGACTCAGGCGCTCAGCCTCTACGGAATCCAGTAAGCCACGTGAACCCCTTTGTGGTCCAAACACTGAAGCGTCTGATGCCCGCTGCTCAATGGCGGGTTGAAACAGAGGCGAAAGAGGTATACCTCACTTTTGACGACGGCCCCATACCCGATGTCACCGATTTTGTGCTGGATGAGCTCGAGCACCACGGGGCAAAGGCAACCTTCTTTTGCTTAGGCGGCAACGCTTTAGGACATCCAGAGCTGATGCGCAGAATCCGATTGGAAGGGCACACCATTGGCCATCACACCCATGACCATACCAATGGTTGGAAGACGAGTACCCAAGATTATTTAAGGGAAGTTCAGCGCGGAGCTGTTGTGACTGGGGGTCGCTTGTTTCGTCCTCCTTATGGCCGAATGACTCCAGCCCAATCCAAGGCCGTTGATCGGCATTTCGACATCATCATGTGGGATGTTTTGTCGAAAGACTACGATGTTAAATTGAGTGGTGAGGACTGCTTGAGAAGAGTTCAGCAGTATGTGCGGCCGGGCAGCATCATTGTCTTTCACGACTCCGTGAAAGCTTGGCCCAGACTGCAAGAAGCATTACCCGCGACCTTGAGTTGGCTCAAGGCCGAGGGCTATGCGATGCGCGCCCTGAAAGAGCGCGAGTGATTTACTCGACTACGGGTTGGCCCGAGCGACTCCAAGCGTCGTACCCACCGGCCAAATTATAGACTTCGGAGAAGCCCATTTCGTGCATCATGCTCATGGCTTTTGCACTTCGTCCGCCAGCTTTACAGTAGACGTATACCGGGGTTTCGGGATCTAGCTTGGCCAGCTGATCGGCGAAATCGGCATCGTAGATGTTGTGGTGTACCGAGCCCTCTAGGTGGCCAGCGTTGTACTCCTCCGGAGTGCGCACGTCCAGAACAATACCTTCACCAGAAGCAACGAGCTCGGCAAAGCGTTCAACGTTTACGTCTTCAGCTGTTCCGGAGGCCTGCTCCACTACCTCTTCTGTTGCAGTGTCTTCAGTGGGCATCGTGCCGCAGGCACTAAAACTGATCAGGGCCAAAGCGCCCAACAAGAGATTCTTCATGGTTAGTCGATTTTGTGCAAGCGGACATCGGTCCATCCTCCACCGTTATGTACATCTTCAAAGCCTTGAGCCGAAAGGTAGGCGGTAGCATTTCCACTACGGGCACCTGAACGGCAACACAAGATGAGTGGGCGAGACATGGCGCGAAGCTCCTCGATTCGGGCCTCGACTTCGTCCAAGGGGATATTGATGGAGCCATTGAGGTGGCCGCTTTCAAATTCGCCTACCGTGCGTACGTCGACGATGGTGGCGTTGGGGTCGTTGATTTTATCTGCGATCATGCGTTTGCGTTTTCTATTGAATAAAAACATCATTCGAATTTAATGAATTGCAAAGGTACGCGCGTGTAGGAGTCGTTAAAGTGACCTGAATCACGCGGGTGCAATTCATTATATTTGGAAGGATGAAGCGCTATGTCATCTTTTTAGGATTGCTGCTAGGTTACGCCTGCAGCCACGGTCAAGATCGACCTAAAGTATCGTCGGGCACCTACGAAACCATGCTCAATGGATTGCTGACCCGCGATGTACCAGAGGTCTCAGTGAAAGAACTGGACACCACCGCTCAGAATGTGCTCTTACTGGATGCGCGTGAGCGCGGAGAATTCGAGGTCAGTCATTTGGACGAGGCACGATGGGTGGGTTATGACGATTTTGATCTTGAACGGGTTGCCGATATTCCGAAAGATTCTGCCATTGTCGTCTACTGCAGTGTAGGCTATCGAAGCGAGCGGGTGACCGAACAGCTTCAGGAAGCAGGATATACCAACGTCCGCAACCTGTATGGAGGTATTTTCGAATGGTCCAATGAAGAACTGGAAGTGGTCGACCCAGAGGGAGATCCGACCAGCAAGGTCCATGCCTATGACCGCGTCTGGGGCGTTTGGCTCACCAAGGGCAAAAAAGTCTACAAACCTTGAACATTCACTGGGGCAGAACCGCTTGGTACGCGTTGCTGGTCGCCTCAGCCGTCGGCTACTTTGCCCTGGCCTACCACACCGAGCGGAGCAACTTTCCTCAGCTCATCTCCATTGTCGCGGGTCTCTTTGGGGCCTATGCGGTGCTTACTGCCTCTCAATTTCGAAATTCCACGGCCCTGTTGGTGGCTTTTTTCGCCTATCGCTTGATTTGGATGGGCGCGTTGCCAGAACTCTCCGATGATTACTTCCGCTTCTTGTGGGACGGGAGACTCTGGGTTGAGGGCATTAACCCCTTTGCTTATCTGCCCTCTGAAATCCTCGCCCAAGAAGTCTTACCGGACGGAATTTCCACCGAACTATTCCAGAATCTCAACTCACCCGAATACTTTTCGGTGTACCCGCCCATTGCACAATTGACCTTCGGCTTGGCGGGCTTGTTGTTTCCCCAGAACGACCTCGCCGCCGTCGTGACCCTTAGGGTCATTCTTTTGCTCGGCGATCTCCTGGCCCTGTATTCCCTCCGCCGCATTCTCCGCTATTTCCGACGTCCGGAAGACATCGCCTACGTCTATCTGCTCTGCCCCATGACCGTAATGGAATTCACGGGAAACCTGCACTACGAAGGCCTCATGATGGGACTCGTTCTCAACGCGTACTACCACATCCTCAAAAGGCGTTGGCTCAGTTCCGCCATCATCTTCGGACTAGCCATCTCAACCAAACTGGTCCCCCTTATCTTTTTGCCTTTCCTTCTTCGCTTCGCCGGATGGCGCATTGCGGGCACCTACTACGCCATCGTAGCCGTAGTCGTGGGTATCCTCTTCGCCCCATTCGTCAATATGGAACTGATTCTGAACTTCTCGGACAGTCTTGACCTCTACTTCCGAAACTTTGAATTCAATGCCAGCCTCTACTACCTCGCCCGTGAAGTGGCCATTTGGATGAACGGATACAACCGCATTGACCTCATCGGCCCGAGTCTTTCGCTGCTGACTTTTTTGATTTTGATGATTTGGGCCCTCACGGGCCGATACGGCACCCGAGAGCACGAGCTCCCCACAGCCTGGATGGGCGCACACACCATCTTTCTTCTCCTCGCCACCACCGTTCACCCTTGGTACATCAGCATCTCCCTGGCCTTTGTTCCACTGTCCCGCTTTCGCTATCCCATCCTTTGGGCAGCCATGGTGTATTTGAGCTACGCGACCTATAGAACAACCGCCTACACCGAAGACCTCGTTTTGGTCTTGGTCGAGTACGGCGTGGTGATCGCTTTTTTAATTTGGGAGGTGAGTCGAAAACCTACTTCGACCAAGATCCTCGGATCGAGTGAAGCACGCTGAGGACATACACCGTACCGAATCCGAAGGCTAACATTAAGTGATAGGGCACCAAGCCGAAATCGCCCAATTCATAGGCCACATACAAGGCGCCAATGAAATAGGCCGCCAATAGCCCTTCGACGAGTGTCACTATGTTCAAAGCGGACTTCAAGTAGACGTTACTTCGCCACCCTGTACTCCCTTCTTCTACATTGAATTTCGGGGTCCGAACAAAAGGTGTTTTTCTGCCGATCAAGCCCTCGAGCACCGCTACGGCATTATGTAGACTCATCCCCATCGAAACGGATAAGAACATGGGGAATTTAATGAGGAAGACGTGCAGGCGAGGTCGAGTCTCGCGATGTACATAACTCACCCAGTAGAACACCGTCAAGATCAGCAGGCTAATGACAAAGAAGGAGCCGAAATAGAAGATGTTTCGAAACTCCGGGAAGCTGTCCTTGATGAACAGCATAGGCACGCTTAAAATGGCCGTAAAGAGAATGCACAAAAAGAGAAAGCTGTTCATCAAGTGAAAGGTCGCGTGGATCTTGGTGCTCCATCCAATGGGTGCACGTAAGACCTTGCCCAAGTTTTTACGCGCGCATTCCGCGGCTCCTTTGGTCCATCGGAACTGCTGCGTCTTGAGTGCGTTCATCGAAGCGGGCAACTCGGCCGGAGATCCCAGTTCTTCGATGAAATGGAACTTCCATCCACGCAGCTGAGCCCGGTAGCTCAAATCCAAATCTTCTGTTAGGGTATCGCTGGCCCACCCTCCAGCATCATCGATGCAAGAGCGGCGCCATACACCTGCTGTACCATTGAAGTTGATGAAGTGCTCACCGGCGTACCGCCCTCCTTGTTCCACCGAGAAGTGGGCGTTCAATCCAAAGGCCTGCATGCGCGTCAACAAACTGTGGTTTTCGTTGAGGTGTTCCCAGCGCGATTGTACCAAGCCAATGTTATCATCGGCAAAAAGCGGAATACACTGCATCAGGAAATCGGGCTTGGGAAC from Cryomorphaceae bacterium carries:
- a CDS encoding DUF2029 domain-containing protein, with translation MNIHWGRTAWYALLVASAVGYFALAYHTERSNFPQLISIVAGLFGAYAVLTASQFRNSTALLVAFFAYRLIWMGALPELSDDYFRFLWDGRLWVEGINPFAYLPSEILAQEVLPDGISTELFQNLNSPEYFSVYPPIAQLTFGLAGLLFPQNDLAAVVTLRVILLLGDLLALYSLRRILRYFRRPEDIAYVYLLCPMTVMEFTGNLHYEGLMMGLVLNAYYHILKRRWLSSAIIFGLAISTKLVPLIFLPFLLRFAGWRIAGTYYAIVAVVVGILFAPFVNMELILNFSDSLDLYFRNFEFNASLYYLAREVAIWMNGYNRIDLIGPSLSLLTFLILMIWALTGRYGTREHELPTAWMGAHTIFLLLATTVHPWYISISLAFVPLSRFRYPILWAAMVYLSYATYRTTAYTEDLVLVLVEYGVVIAFLIWEVSRKPTSTKILGSSEAR
- a CDS encoding rhodanese-like domain-containing protein, which translates into the protein MKNLLLGALALISFSACGTMPTEDTATEEVVEQASGTAEDVNVERFAELVASGEGIVLDVRTPEEYNAGHLEGSVHHNIYDADFADQLAKLDPETPVYVYCKAGGRSAKAMSMMHEMGFSEVYNLAGGYDAWSRSGQPVVE
- a CDS encoding polysaccharide deacetylase family protein, with the translated sequence MPAAQWRVETEAKEVYLTFDDGPIPDVTDFVLDELEHHGAKATFFCLGGNALGHPELMRRIRLEGHTIGHHTHDHTNGWKTSTQDYLREVQRGAVVTGGRLFRPPYGRMTPAQSKAVDRHFDIIMWDVLSKDYDVKLSGEDCLRRVQQYVRPGSIIVFHDSVKAWPRLQEALPATLSWLKAEGYAMRALKERE
- a CDS encoding rhodanese-like domain-containing protein; this encodes MKRYVIFLGLLLGYACSHGQDRPKVSSGTYETMLNGLLTRDVPEVSVKELDTTAQNVLLLDARERGEFEVSHLDEARWVGYDDFDLERVADIPKDSAIVVYCSVGYRSERVTEQLQEAGYTNVRNLYGGIFEWSNEELEVVDPEGDPTSKVHAYDRVWGVWLTKGKKVYKP
- a CDS encoding rhodanese-like domain-containing protein; protein product: MIADKINDPNATIVDVRTVGEFESGHLNGSINIPLDEVEARIEELRAMSRPLILCCRSGARSGNATAYLSAQGFEDVHNGGGWTDVRLHKID
- a CDS encoding glycosyltransferase, producing the protein MKTLSYLIIALYTGMMTFIFFYALVQLSLVIHYVRAKRKGFAYPKPKDFEEWPMVTVQLPVYNERYVVERLIEATAALDYPVDRMEIQVLDDSTDDTVERIAESVNRLRSEGYTIHHVRRPHRQGYKAGALAFGLESARGEYVAIFDADFVPKPDFLMQCIPLFADDNIGLVQSRWEHLNENHSLLTRMQAFGLNAHFSVEQGGRYAGEHFINFNGTAGVWRRSCIDDAGGWASDTLTEDLDLSYRAQLRGWKFHFIEELGSPAELPASMNALKTQQFRWTKGAAECARKNLGKVLRAPIGWSTKIHATFHLMNSFLFLCILFTAILSVPMLFIKDSFPEFRNIFYFGSFFVISLLILTVFYWVSYVHRETRPRLHVFLIKFPMFLSVSMGMSLHNAVAVLEGLIGRKTPFVRTPKFNVEEGSTGWRSNVYLKSALNIVTLVEGLLAAYFIGALYVAYELGDFGLVPYHLMLAFGFGTVYVLSVLHSIRGSWSK
- a CDS encoding DUF2723 domain-containing protein encodes the protein MGKRYDFINNVSGWVVFAIAAVTYLSTIEPTTSFWDCGEYISTAFKLQVGHPPGAPMFQILGAFFALFSFGDVTQVALMINAMSALSSAFTILFLFWTITAFGRRIAERSEEDMGEGGMYAIIGAGAVGALAYTFSDSFWFSAVEGEVYAMSSFFTAIIVWMIFKWDRDYGNPHANRWIILISLMIGMAVGVHMLALLAFPAVGMVYYFKKYTVTPRGFVIANVVMLLILGVIFKVVFPVVLNFSSWMEITFVNGMGLPFYSGTILAFVIIIGAIVFGLRYTKKRGWDLGHMAVLSFVYLLIGYSTFFSLVIRSNANTPIDENNPEDAPSLLAYLNRQQYGDWPIAYGWYYNSPLDRRTPFKDGTPIYEKDEEKGEYVVVNDMKNAIPNYDSDFMSIFPRMWDRNDPNHATTYKEWGGVTTPDSEKPSFGANLRFFFRYQVNYMYFRYFMWNFSGRQNDEQGRGGITEGQWISGIKFIDEPRLGPQTNLPLKQTGSKGRNVYFMLPFLLGLVGLIWHWNKNKQDAWIVTLLFGLTGLAIVVYVNQYAYQPRERDYAYVGSFYAFAIWIGLGVMAIFDQLRKKAPGKVAAIAVTGVCLLAVPGIMAKENWDDHDRSGRVYRSRQMAHELSGQLCSERHPVYQWGQRHLPSLVCARSRGLQNRCPYCQLEPVEHRLVHRSDEARCLR
- a CDS encoding arylsulfatase produces the protein MLTILSWTVLAGCSPQNPTAHKTTSKPPNIILIVADDAGFSDFSCYGGEISTPNIDRLASAGMQLTDFHVTPNCAPTRAALLTGKDNHLAGMGTMSELITENQIGQPGYEGFLRQDLKTLPEALKENGYRTYMVGKWHLGAKQTSMLPFNRGFDRTFSMLAGGASHWSDNKPLIPGKSSLYTHNGKIIEELPMDFYSTESYTDSIISFIDEDIQKDRPFFAYVAYTAPHNPLHAPKAYIEKYRGKYDSGWSVHAENRLSQMKDLGIIHGDQVAYEFPDWISPWNELSDEQKASRARDMEVYAAMIDYMDMSIGRLLEYLKSIEAYDNSIVIFMSDNGASKTTINDYASLGREIEEHLASFDNSLPNKGLPNSYPDIGPGWAWSCNTPFRHTKGYPTEGGMRVPLVIKLPAETRLKPQRISSFAYVTDIMPTLLDLVGAESIEDVEPDDGMSNLGQSLLPVLTGNSEAGTERQMGFELYGMRTFRSGMWKINMLPTPYGTGEWTLHNLQSDLSEQIDLSEKEPEKLKRMIKKYEAYAEKVGVVEPDRPVGYSKPPKEGAY